In the Phaeobacter sp. A36a-5a genome, one interval contains:
- a CDS encoding branched-chain amino acid ABC transporter permease, with protein MSAAIEILMNGLFLGGLYALFGLGLSLIFGVMRIANIAHGELAIAGALVLFTLSAAWPVSPLLLMPLVCAGAFAFGWLLQAQLLNRVLSPDPMPALLVTFGLSVVMQNAMVGLYGANSRSIDLGEIKTANITLAGQTIGWLPLGIFLLSLGLFGGLHLVLRKTRLGRAVRATSDDAETVALFAIRRRRIFAIAMAVSAACAALAGMLLASRSSITPFSGAERLLIAFEVIVIGGLGSIWASYLGGIALALVHVAGFYFDPASGLLYGHLMLLIFLLIRPQGLAGKVVTR; from the coding sequence ATGAGCGCAGCCATAGAAATCCTGATGAACGGGCTGTTCCTGGGCGGGCTCTATGCGCTGTTCGGGCTGGGGCTGTCGCTGATCTTCGGCGTCATGCGGATTGCCAATATTGCCCATGGCGAGCTGGCCATTGCCGGCGCGCTGGTGCTGTTCACGCTCAGCGCGGCCTGGCCCGTCAGCCCGCTGTTGCTGATGCCGCTGGTCTGCGCGGGCGCTTTCGCCTTTGGCTGGCTGCTGCAGGCACAACTGCTGAACCGGGTGCTGAGCCCGGACCCGATGCCTGCGCTGCTGGTCACTTTCGGCCTTTCGGTGGTGATGCAGAATGCCATGGTCGGCCTCTACGGCGCCAACAGCCGCAGCATCGACCTGGGGGAAATCAAGACCGCCAACATCACCCTTGCCGGGCAGACAATCGGCTGGCTGCCGCTTGGTATCTTCCTGCTGTCGCTGGGCCTGTTCGGCGGGTTGCATCTGGTCCTGCGCAAGACCCGGCTGGGCCGCGCCGTTCGCGCGACCTCCGATGATGCGGAAACCGTGGCGCTGTTTGCAATCCGCCGTCGACGCATCTTTGCCATTGCCATGGCAGTCTCCGCAGCCTGCGCGGCACTGGCAGGAATGCTGCTGGCCTCACGCAGTTCGATCACGCCGTTTTCCGGTGCGGAACGCCTGCTCATCGCCTTTGAGGTGATCGTGATCGGCGGCCTTGGCTCAATCTGGGCCAGCTATCTTGGCGGCATCGCCCTGGCGCTGGTACATGTGGCGGGCTTCTACTTTGATCCGGCGTCGGGGCTGCTCTACGGGCACCTCATGCTGCTGATCTTTCTTCTCATCCGCCCGCAGGGGCTTGCCGGAAAGGTGGTGACACGATGA
- a CDS encoding aldehyde dehydrogenase family protein, with product MTFEMTIGGAPAPAAASFDVANPAGGLAGQAPNGTLADLDRAVAAAQAAFASWSQLPDTELRRYCEAATDKIAEHAEELAQLITAEQGKPLNGLGSRFEMGGAQAWAGYTAQLSLPVKVLQEDAEGRIELHRKPLGVVGSITPWNYPVMIAIWHILPALRTGNTVVIKPSPLTPLSTLRLVALLNEVLPAGVLNCVASDDQADNLGAAMSAHPGIRKIVFTGSCATGAKIMASAAPTMKRLTLEMGGNDAGIVLPDADPQAIAEGLFWGAFINNGQTCAALKRLYVHEDIHDAVCAALVEFARTIPVGPGSDESSILGPLQNPMQHAKVSRLVAAARDKGQLLLGGNPGEGLFFEPTIIAGLTNGDALVDEEQFGPALPVIKFRDVEEAIAAANDSPNGLGGSVWSSDIAKARTVAARLECGSVWINKHGAIQPNAPFGGVKSSGLGVEFGEEGLAEYTDIQVVFT from the coding sequence ATGACATTTGAGATGACAATCGGCGGCGCGCCCGCGCCAGCTGCCGCCAGTTTCGACGTTGCCAACCCGGCAGGCGGGCTGGCAGGCCAAGCACCAAACGGAACGCTGGCGGACCTGGATCGTGCGGTGGCAGCCGCGCAAGCAGCCTTTGCCAGCTGGTCGCAGCTGCCCGACACCGAACTGCGGCGCTATTGCGAAGCCGCTACGGACAAGATCGCGGAGCACGCTGAGGAGCTCGCGCAGCTAATCACCGCCGAACAGGGCAAGCCGCTCAATGGCCTCGGATCACGTTTTGAGATGGGCGGAGCTCAGGCCTGGGCCGGTTACACCGCTCAGCTGTCGCTGCCGGTCAAAGTTCTGCAGGAAGACGCCGAAGGTCGGATTGAGCTGCATCGCAAACCGCTTGGTGTCGTCGGCTCGATCACCCCTTGGAACTACCCGGTGATGATTGCGATTTGGCACATTCTGCCCGCGCTGCGGACCGGCAATACAGTGGTGATAAAACCCTCCCCGCTGACTCCGCTCAGCACGCTGCGGCTTGTGGCTTTGCTGAACGAGGTGCTGCCTGCGGGAGTCCTAAATTGTGTCGCCAGCGACGACCAGGCTGACAATCTGGGGGCAGCAATGTCTGCCCATCCGGGGATCCGCAAAATTGTCTTCACCGGCTCTTGTGCAACGGGCGCGAAGATCATGGCCTCGGCCGCGCCGACGATGAAGCGGCTGACGCTGGAAATGGGCGGCAATGACGCGGGCATCGTGCTGCCGGACGCCGATCCGCAAGCAATCGCCGAGGGGCTGTTCTGGGGCGCCTTCATCAACAACGGCCAGACCTGCGCCGCGCTGAAGCGCCTTTATGTGCATGAAGACATTCACGATGCAGTCTGCGCCGCGCTGGTGGAATTTGCCCGCACCATTCCGGTGGGTCCGGGATCCGACGAGTCCTCCATCCTTGGCCCGCTGCAGAATCCCATGCAGCACGCCAAGGTGTCCCGTCTCGTAGCAGCGGCCCGCGATAAAGGCCAACTGCTGCTGGGCGGCAACCCTGGTGAAGGGCTGTTTTTTGAGCCGACCATCATTGCCGGTCTTACCAATGGTGATGCGCTGGTGGATGAGGAGCAGTTCGGTCCAGCCCTGCCGGTTATCAAATTCCGCGACGTTGAGGAGGCGATTGCAGCCGCCAATGACAGCCCCAACGGGCTGGGCGGATCGGTCTGGTCCAGCGATATTGCCAAGGCGCGAACAGTGGCGGCACGACTGGAGTGCGGCTCAGTCTGGATCAACAAGCACGGGGCAATCCAGCCCAACGCGCCATTCGGCGGGGTGAAATCCTCGGGGCTCGGCGTGGAATTCGGCGAGGAAGGACTGGCAGAATACACCGATATCCAAGTGGTGTTCACCTGA
- a CDS encoding nuclear transport factor 2 family protein — protein sequence MTATLKDVIAEKSRQFEADFAAGDVAALVEGYYTADPVVIGQGIGTFTGRDGASAYFLGAVQDMKLAQLSTISVQQEGCSGIETGRVVLTPRAEGAGDIHLAYVVVWQNGDDGWKVHMDYFMPAA from the coding sequence ATGACTGCAACCCTGAAAGACGTGATCGCCGAGAAGTCGCGCCAGTTCGAGGCGGACTTTGCCGCTGGCGATGTCGCCGCGCTGGTGGAGGGCTACTACACCGCCGACCCGGTGGTGATTGGCCAGGGGATCGGAACCTTTACCGGGCGCGATGGTGCCTCAGCCTACTTCCTGGGCGCGGTGCAAGACATGAAGTTGGCCCAGCTCTCAACAATATCGGTGCAGCAAGAAGGCTGCAGCGGGATTGAGACAGGCCGCGTGGTACTGACGCCGCGGGCCGAGGGCGCAGGCGATATCCATCTGGCCTATGTGGTTGTCTGGCAGAACGGTGACGACGGCTGGAAGGTCCATATGGACTATTTCATGCCCGCCGCCTGA
- a CDS encoding YceI family protein, whose product MTKIHLLSTLAALAIMTGAAAAATYKTDPGHTEVRVGWNHAGVSMQHGEFTAVSGTLELDPANPETASVTAAIATDSFFSGVEALDQHAKSPDFLDAGTYPEITFTSTGVKLTGEDTAEITGDLTLHGVTKPVVLEARLTHLGAHPVGQFFDYYKGDWVAFSASGTIDPTDFGVGSSIPLGQLTIEIDTELKAAE is encoded by the coding sequence ATGACCAAAATCCACCTTCTCAGCACCCTCGCCGCTCTTGCCATCATGACAGGCGCAGCCGCTGCAGCAACTTACAAGACAGATCCTGGCCACACTGAGGTTCGCGTGGGCTGGAACCACGCCGGCGTCTCAATGCAGCACGGCGAATTCACTGCGGTCAGCGGCACGCTGGAACTGGATCCTGCAAACCCGGAGACCGCCAGCGTCACAGCGGCCATCGCAACGGACAGCTTCTTCTCCGGCGTCGAAGCGCTTGATCAACATGCCAAAAGTCCGGATTTCCTGGACGCAGGCACCTATCCGGAGATCACCTTTACCAGCACCGGTGTAAAACTCACCGGTGAGGATACAGCCGAGATTACCGGCGATCTGACCTTGCACGGTGTCACCAAACCGGTGGTGCTTGAGGCCCGCCTGACACACCTTGGCGCGCATCCGGTCGGTCAGTTCTTTGATTACTACAAAGGCGACTGGGTGGCTTTCTCCGCGTCGGGCACAATCGACCCGACAGATTTCGGCGTCGGCAGCAGCATCCCGTTGGGCCAGTTGACCATCGAAATCGACACCGAGCTTAAAGCTGCCGAATAA
- a CDS encoding helix-turn-helix domain-containing protein, whose protein sequence is MRQPTKQQLDRHERLRADLRVRGSSLTKIARELGVTDSAVTLVGKRMCRSAKIEQALADALQTTPEQLFPDLCEER, encoded by the coding sequence ATGCGTCAGCCCACAAAACAACAGTTAGATCGACATGAACGCCTCAGGGCCGATCTTCGCGTCCGGGGAAGCTCTCTCACAAAGATCGCCCGCGAATTGGGCGTGACTGACTCTGCTGTCACTTTGGTAGGAAAAAGAATGTGTCGATCTGCGAAGATTGAGCAGGCTTTGGCGGACGCTTTGCAAACCACGCCAGAGCAGCTTTTCCCTGATCTTTGCGAAGAGAGATAG
- a CDS encoding helix-turn-helix transcriptional regulator: protein MNRYDLSEFVLSLMDKANTHTPLHFQQYMIGLMRGITVFDSAWWGWSVFRGGKIAMVHTMVSGLPEGFEPKVKAHLVNDPFVRTGRSLKRYARSLSVEDAVTDPGFKVFAEEFDLTQMLNGHCKVREGPFNFFMSLYRHGQKPAFTDTETADFLAILRHLEQALSMCLQLDLGLRVDPCNEWALLDHEGELFLCSSGFNAAVKDGLEPGQKPTAMMRELAGHTVITPPSGTTFGRSRYSDDLWLISAQPVSPLSRLSPKERHVAELLISGATMRAIAEDVGVSVNTVRNQAASIYRKTGVHSKVELLRLAGSQLR from the coding sequence ATGAACCGCTATGATCTGAGTGAATTTGTACTGAGCCTGATGGACAAGGCCAACACCCACACGCCGCTGCATTTCCAGCAGTACATGATCGGGCTGATGCGCGGCATTACGGTGTTTGATTCCGCCTGGTGGGGCTGGTCGGTTTTCCGGGGCGGCAAGATCGCGATGGTCCATACGATGGTCAGCGGTTTGCCGGAGGGGTTCGAGCCCAAGGTCAAAGCGCATCTGGTGAATGACCCCTTTGTGCGTACCGGCCGTTCCCTGAAACGGTACGCCCGGTCGCTGTCGGTCGAGGATGCTGTGACAGATCCCGGGTTTAAGGTCTTCGCCGAGGAATTCGATCTGACCCAGATGCTGAACGGCCATTGCAAGGTGCGCGAAGGGCCGTTCAACTTTTTCATGTCGCTTTACCGGCATGGCCAGAAGCCAGCCTTTACCGACACAGAGACTGCGGATTTTCTGGCCATCCTACGGCATCTGGAGCAGGCGTTGTCGATGTGCTTACAGCTGGACCTAGGATTGCGGGTGGACCCCTGCAACGAATGGGCGCTGCTGGACCATGAGGGCGAATTGTTCTTGTGCTCTTCCGGCTTCAATGCGGCGGTGAAAGACGGGCTTGAGCCGGGGCAGAAGCCGACGGCCATGATGCGGGAACTGGCGGGTCATACTGTGATCACCCCGCCCTCCGGGACGACCTTCGGCCGCTCCCGTTACTCTGACGACCTTTGGCTGATTTCGGCACAGCCGGTCAGCCCCCTGAGCCGCCTGTCCCCGAAGGAACGCCATGTTGCGGAGCTGCTGATTTCCGGCGCGACGATGCGGGCGATTGCCGAAGACGTCGGCGTTTCGGTCAATACTGTGCGGAATCAGGCGGCCTCCATCTATCGGAAAACCGGCGTTCACAGCAAAGTCGAACTGCTGCGACTGGCGGGCAGCCAGCTGCGCTAG
- a CDS encoding winged helix-turn-helix transcriptional regulator gives MKRREEIERELGLDLCPIRTVLAQISGKWSLLVILLLRDGEYRFSEIQRAIPDVSQRMLTQTLRQLERDGLVARKVTPVIPPRVDYAITELGRSLFDPIGAMAAWAVEKHPEIMTARERYDNAG, from the coding sequence ATGAAGCGGCGTGAGGAAATCGAACGAGAGCTGGGTCTGGATCTTTGCCCGATCCGAACCGTGCTGGCGCAGATCAGCGGCAAATGGAGCCTGCTGGTGATCCTGTTGCTGCGGGACGGGGAATACCGGTTTTCAGAAATTCAACGGGCAATCCCCGATGTTTCGCAGCGGATGCTGACCCAGACCCTGCGGCAGCTAGAACGCGATGGGCTGGTGGCGCGCAAGGTCACACCGGTGATCCCGCCGCGGGTTGACTATGCCATTACCGAGCTGGGCCGATCCTTGTTTGACCCTATCGGCGCGATGGCCGCCTGGGCGGTAGAGAAGCACCCGGAAATCATGACTGCACGGGAACGCTACGACAACGCAGGATAG
- a CDS encoding ABC transporter ATP-binding protein codes for MLEARNLSKAFGGLRVIEDVSVTVAPGSCLGIMGGNGAGKSTFFDLLTDVTRADGGSVHVAGRDVTGLDTAGRVRAGLARAFQVPRAFASLSVQETLYLAQHASHGIAPTAARARVEEILEITGLGPHRNNPGTALRLLDRKRLELAKALASDPKVILLDEVSGGLTDQETAEMVLLVKRLKEAGLAVLWIEHIAHALQEASDRIMMLALGRKLIEDRPEVVAADPQVRALYLGAAA; via the coding sequence ATGTTGGAAGCACGCAATCTCAGCAAGGCGTTTGGCGGCCTGCGGGTGATCGAGGATGTCTCGGTCACCGTCGCACCGGGCAGCTGCCTTGGGATCATGGGGGGCAATGGCGCGGGCAAGAGCACGTTCTTTGACCTCCTGACCGATGTTACACGCGCCGATGGCGGATCGGTCCATGTGGCAGGGCGGGATGTAACCGGGCTGGACACAGCCGGGCGGGTCCGTGCCGGGCTGGCACGTGCCTTTCAGGTGCCGCGCGCATTTGCCTCTCTCAGCGTTCAAGAGACACTCTATCTGGCCCAGCATGCCAGCCACGGCATCGCGCCCACGGCCGCACGGGCAAGGGTGGAGGAGATCCTGGAGATCACCGGTCTGGGACCACACCGCAACAATCCCGGCACCGCGCTGCGGTTGTTGGACCGCAAACGGCTCGAACTGGCAAAGGCGCTGGCCTCCGACCCCAAAGTGATCCTGCTGGACGAGGTGTCCGGCGGGCTGACCGATCAGGAAACCGCCGAGATGGTGCTGCTGGTCAAGCGGCTGAAGGAAGCGGGGCTGGCGGTCCTGTGGATTGAGCATATCGCCCACGCACTGCAGGAAGCGTCTGACAGGATCATGATGCTGGCGCTGGGTCGCAAGCTGATTGAGGACCGCCCGGAGGTGGTTGCCGCCGACCCGCAGGTGCGCGCGCTTTATCTGGGGGCGGCGGCATGA
- a CDS encoding ABC transporter substrate-binding protein, producing MTKLTSFSRRSFLAGTAAATGALAMPSIATAASKKLRIGFISPLSGPRASFGTSDQWMVDSIRKQLEGGLNSGGSSHEVEIIVKDNQSNMNRSISAGNELILRDQVDMLLINDGDAAVALGEIADIHGIPTMSTMQPWQAWMFPRGSNPEQGFPWTFHFFWGADDAMSTFVRLWDQIDTNKSVGDFYLDNPVGQAFADPAMGLPGFIERGGYSRTDGGMFKIDADDYSAQVSRFRDAGADIVTGFGFPPHWITFWNQAGQAGYTPKACTFAAAFLFPQAIEAMGARGDGMTTEVWWTPNVPFASSFTGQSARELAGAWEADSNAQWVQTLGYSHALFEVGLNALVQSGAPKDRAAVRDVFAATKLETVVGPVDFASSPIRNVAKTQLAGGQWRKSSGKHAFELVITENTLAPDIRVESETIALPKV from the coding sequence ATGACCAAACTCACATCTTTCAGCCGCCGCAGTTTCCTAGCCGGAACGGCCGCCGCAACCGGCGCACTGGCGATGCCATCCATTGCAACCGCTGCTTCCAAGAAGCTGCGGATCGGATTCATCTCGCCGCTGAGCGGGCCCCGCGCCTCGTTCGGGACATCGGACCAGTGGATGGTCGACAGCATCCGCAAGCAGCTGGAGGGCGGGCTGAACTCAGGTGGCAGCTCCCATGAGGTGGAGATCATCGTGAAGGACAACCAGTCCAACATGAACCGGTCGATCTCTGCGGGCAATGAGCTGATCCTGCGCGATCAGGTCGATATGCTGCTGATCAACGACGGCGATGCGGCGGTGGCATTGGGCGAGATCGCTGATATCCACGGCATCCCGACGATGAGCACGATGCAACCGTGGCAAGCCTGGATGTTCCCGCGCGGCTCCAACCCGGAACAGGGCTTTCCCTGGACCTTCCATTTCTTCTGGGGGGCTGATGACGCCATGAGCACCTTTGTGCGGCTTTGGGATCAGATCGACACCAACAAGAGCGTTGGCGATTTCTATCTCGACAACCCGGTCGGACAGGCCTTTGCCGATCCGGCGATGGGGCTTCCGGGCTTTATCGAGAGGGGCGGGTATTCGCGCACCGATGGCGGCATGTTCAAGATCGACGCGGATGACTATTCCGCCCAGGTCAGCCGCTTCCGCGACGCCGGCGCCGATATTGTGACTGGCTTCGGCTTCCCGCCGCATTGGATCACCTTCTGGAATCAGGCGGGGCAGGCGGGCTACACCCCAAAGGCCTGCACCTTTGCTGCGGCCTTTCTGTTCCCGCAGGCGATCGAGGCGATGGGCGCGCGCGGCGATGGCATGACGACTGAGGTCTGGTGGACCCCGAATGTGCCCTTCGCCTCTTCCTTCACGGGGCAAAGCGCCCGCGAACTGGCCGGTGCCTGGGAAGCAGACAGCAACGCGCAATGGGTGCAGACGCTGGGCTACAGCCATGCGCTGTTCGAGGTGGGTCTGAATGCGCTGGTACAGTCCGGCGCCCCCAAGGACCGCGCCGCAGTCCGCGACGTATTTGCTGCCACAAAACTGGAGACGGTTGTGGGGCCGGTGGATTTTGCCTCCAGTCCGATCCGAAATGTGGCCAAGACCCAGCTGGCGGGCGGCCAGTGGCGCAAGTCCTCGGGCAAGCATGCGTTTGAACTGGTGATTACCGAAAACACCCTCGCGCCTGACATTCGCGTCGAAAGCGAAACCATCGCTCTGCCCAAGGTCTGA
- a CDS encoding ABC transporter ATP-binding protein: protein MTLLQMQNLTARYGDFQALFGIDAHVDEGETVALIGANGAGKTTLLRAIAGLGTREAGQLTFAGQDILALDPGGLAQRGIAMVPEGRRLFPTLTVAENLMIGGDVGRRGHWTLPRVLQLFDEIAPMAQRPAGLLSGGQQQMVAIGRAMMTNPELLLVDEASLGLAPVIVNRVYEALAGLKARGTTIVLVEQDIRRALAASDRFYCMLGGQVSLAGASDGACFEQVSQAYFGENQ, encoded by the coding sequence ATGACCCTGTTGCAGATGCAGAACCTGACCGCGCGCTATGGCGATTTCCAGGCTCTGTTCGGGATTGATGCCCATGTGGACGAGGGGGAGACCGTCGCGCTGATCGGTGCCAATGGCGCGGGAAAGACCACGCTGCTGCGGGCGATTGCCGGGCTGGGCACACGAGAGGCGGGACAGCTGACCTTTGCCGGGCAGGACATTCTGGCGCTGGACCCCGGCGGGCTGGCGCAGCGCGGCATTGCCATGGTGCCGGAAGGCCGCCGGCTGTTTCCCACCCTGACCGTGGCGGAAAACCTGATGATCGGCGGCGATGTCGGACGGCGCGGCCACTGGACCCTGCCGCGGGTGCTGCAGCTGTTCGACGAAATCGCGCCGATGGCGCAGCGGCCTGCAGGTCTGCTGTCGGGCGGCCAGCAGCAAATGGTGGCCATCGGCCGCGCGATGATGACCAACCCGGAGCTTTTGCTGGTGGATGAGGCCTCCCTCGGGCTGGCGCCAGTGATTGTTAATCGGGTGTATGAGGCTTTGGCCGGCCTCAAGGCGCGCGGCACCACCATTGTGCTGGTCGAACAGGACATCCGCAGGGCGCTGGCAGCCTCTGACCGTTTCTACTGCATGCTCGGCGGGCAAGTGTCGCTGGCAGGCGCTTCGGATGGTGCCTGTTTCGAGCAGGTGAGTCAGGCCTATTTCGGAGAGAACCAATGA
- a CDS encoding calcium-binding protein — protein MANVFVASFPGVSSLSNYLAFDSFETSRDSFGTVVSATELEQTGADGSVLRLGGDFSSEDQADWQIYSMDHSLNGTPIVSVSNISMTFDRFASLPADDLARELLSGDDEITALLNSNVTAIRTYGGGDRISLGAGNDTVAAGGGNDFVTGGLGIDNLRGGSGADTLHGNGGDDILRGGIGRDRIFGGLGDDFIGGGRGNDRLIGGAGNDTMRGGAGVDRLFGGAGDDVMTGGAGADIFIFNEGDHTDRITDFEVGVDRIKLGRGAESMQDVDFGQVGDDAAIYFADVTVIVENMAYTELQDADHFLF, from the coding sequence ATGGCAAATGTATTCGTTGCGTCGTTTCCAGGCGTATCTTCACTGAGTAACTATCTGGCCTTTGACAGCTTTGAAACCTCGCGCGACTCTTTCGGTACCGTTGTTTCTGCCACCGAGCTTGAACAGACGGGCGCCGATGGATCCGTGCTGCGCCTCGGCGGGGATTTTTCCAGCGAGGACCAGGCGGATTGGCAGATCTACTCGATGGACCACTCCCTGAACGGCACCCCAATCGTATCAGTTTCCAATATCTCGATGACCTTTGATCGCTTTGCCTCACTGCCTGCCGACGATTTGGCCCGTGAGCTGCTCTCTGGTGACGACGAGATCACTGCCCTCCTCAACAGCAATGTGACTGCCATCCGTACCTATGGCGGCGGCGATCGCATTTCACTTGGCGCCGGAAACGACACGGTCGCTGCCGGCGGGGGTAATGATTTCGTGACGGGTGGTCTGGGGATCGACAACCTCCGCGGAGGCTCCGGTGCAGATACGCTCCACGGGAACGGCGGCGACGATATCCTGCGCGGCGGCATCGGCCGTGACCGTATCTTTGGCGGTCTTGGTGACGATTTCATCGGGGGCGGCCGGGGCAACGATCGTTTGATCGGTGGGGCTGGCAACGACACGATGCGTGGCGGCGCCGGTGTGGACCGACTATTTGGCGGGGCCGGTGATGACGTGATGACCGGCGGAGCGGGGGCGGATATCTTTATCTTCAATGAGGGCGATCACACTGATCGCATCACCGATTTTGAGGTGGGTGTGGACCGCATCAAGCTTGGCCGCGGAGCGGAGAGCATGCAGGATGTCGATTTTGGTCAGGTCGGCGATGACGCGGCAATCTATTTTGCCGATGTCACCGTGATCGTCGAAAACATGGCATACACAGAGTTGCAGGACGCCGATCACTTCTTGTTCTGA
- a CDS encoding nuclear transport factor 2 family protein has translation MTIFEKAATTAVLAAAVATSAAADPAENKATARTLLEQGLAKGDREFIRAHVAEDYIQHNPQAADGREGLLGFVDFLETLDPPVQVNPIRVFGDDSFVVIHQTAEFFGPKVIIDLFRFEDGKLVEHWDAIQDEVTETASGRSMIDGTTEITDLDKTEANKALVTGLVTDVLMGGDLARIDDYIRADYMQHNPYVPDTRDGLKGFIAYLAENEISFGYTELHNVVAEGNFVMTQAAGIYDGKPTAFYDLWRVEDGLIAEHWDAVQEIPAEFAHGNGMF, from the coding sequence ATGACCATTTTCGAGAAAGCGGCAACAACAGCGGTGCTGGCCGCAGCCGTAGCAACCTCTGCAGCCGCTGATCCCGCAGAAAACAAGGCCACCGCCCGGACTCTTCTTGAGCAGGGCCTCGCTAAAGGCGACCGCGAGTTTATCCGCGCGCATGTCGCCGAGGATTACATCCAGCACAACCCGCAAGCCGCCGATGGGCGCGAAGGGCTGTTGGGCTTTGTGGACTTCCTTGAAACGCTGGATCCGCCCGTGCAGGTCAACCCCATCCGGGTGTTCGGTGATGACAGCTTTGTGGTGATCCATCAGACAGCGGAATTCTTCGGCCCCAAGGTGATCATCGACCTGTTCCGCTTTGAAGACGGTAAACTGGTTGAGCATTGGGATGCGATCCAGGATGAAGTGACTGAAACCGCCAGCGGCCGTTCCATGATTGATGGCACCACCGAAATCACAGATCTGGACAAGACCGAAGCCAACAAGGCACTGGTTACCGGCCTCGTCACCGACGTGCTGATGGGCGGCGACCTTGCCAGGATCGACGACTACATCCGCGCCGACTACATGCAGCACAATCCTTATGTGCCAGACACCCGCGACGGGCTGAAGGGGTTCATCGCCTATTTGGCCGAGAACGAAATCTCCTTTGGCTACACCGAACTGCACAACGTGGTGGCTGAAGGCAATTTCGTAATGACCCAAGCTGCAGGCATCTACGACGGCAAACCCACCGCTTTCTATGACCTCTGGCGCGTCGAGGACGGGCTGATCGCCGAGCATTGGGACGCGGTGCAGGAAATCCCCGCCGAATTCGCCCACGGCAACGGCATGTTTTGA
- a CDS encoding DUF995 domain-containing protein: MTSVKRNLIAAALLCTLPAVTSADPLPRSAKTANPQKIAKIYSGKTELWTNNCGGGIYFAPGGQARAWCADQSDNLGAGTWAVDANGQMCQDLVWYYPSGRRAGASANDKSCISHVVDAWGVIWRSWPNDPEWWPMGKDAGLVRGYKFQAQVQQTRSKLGF; the protein is encoded by the coding sequence ATGACTAGTGTTAAACGTAACCTGATTGCTGCGGCGCTGCTTTGCACTCTACCTGCGGTAACATCCGCAGACCCGTTGCCGCGCAGTGCAAAAACTGCCAATCCGCAGAAAATTGCAAAAATATACTCGGGAAAGACTGAACTCTGGACCAACAACTGCGGCGGAGGCATCTATTTCGCACCGGGCGGTCAGGCGCGCGCCTGGTGTGCCGACCAAAGCGACAACCTGGGCGCAGGAACCTGGGCGGTCGATGCAAACGGGCAGATGTGCCAGGATCTCGTTTGGTACTACCCAAGCGGACGCCGTGCCGGAGCCAGCGCGAACGACAAATCCTGCATCAGCCATGTGGTTGACGCCTGGGGTGTCATCTGGCGAAGCTGGCCGAACGATCCCGAATGGTGGCCGATGGGTAAAGATGCGGGTCTCGTCCGTGGGTATAAATTCCAGGCCCAGGTTCAACAGACCCGGTCCAAACTGGGGTTCTGA